From the genome of Streptacidiphilus rugosus AM-16, one region includes:
- a CDS encoding FAD binding domain-containing protein — translation MIPAKFDYARPQSADEAVRLLADAGPEAKVLAGGQSLLPILRLRLSFPELLIDVGAIEQLRGVREEDGTLVVGALTTHHDLVRAPLVRLHAGLLAQAAATVADPAVRHRGTLGGSLAHADPAGDLPAVCLTLDAQLVALGPAGYRTIPAAEFFVDYLTTALRPDELLTEIRIPTLDGWGFHYEKFHRTAQAWAVVGVAAAVRRDGAGRGAIAEARIGLANMGARPMRAHLTETALAGAEPTAAAVGRAATMAAEGAHPPTDLSGSAEYREHLARVLTGRAVLAAAGAD, via the coding sequence GTGATCCCCGCGAAGTTCGACTACGCCCGCCCGCAGAGCGCGGACGAGGCCGTGCGCCTCCTCGCCGACGCCGGCCCGGAGGCAAAGGTGCTGGCCGGCGGTCAGAGCCTGCTGCCGATCCTGCGCCTGCGGCTCTCCTTCCCCGAACTCCTCATCGACGTCGGCGCGATCGAGCAGCTGCGCGGCGTGCGCGAGGAGGACGGCACGCTCGTGGTCGGCGCCCTGACGACGCATCACGACCTCGTCCGCGCCCCGCTGGTCCGGCTCCATGCCGGGCTGCTCGCGCAGGCGGCCGCGACCGTCGCCGACCCGGCCGTGCGCCATCGCGGCACCCTCGGCGGCTCCCTCGCCCACGCCGACCCGGCCGGCGACCTGCCCGCGGTGTGCCTGACGCTGGACGCCCAGCTGGTCGCGCTGGGCCCGGCCGGGTACCGCACGATCCCGGCGGCGGAGTTCTTCGTCGACTACCTGACCACGGCCCTGCGGCCGGACGAGCTGCTCACCGAGATCCGCATCCCGACCCTCGACGGCTGGGGATTCCACTACGAGAAGTTCCACCGCACCGCCCAGGCCTGGGCGGTGGTCGGCGTCGCGGCGGCGGTCCGCCGCGACGGCGCAGGCCGCGGCGCGATCGCCGAGGCGCGGATCGGCCTGGCCAACATGGGCGCGCGGCCCATGCGCGCCCATCTGACCGAAACCGCGCTCGCGGGCGCCGAGCCGACGGCGGCGGCGGTCGGGCGCGCCGCGACCATGGCCGCCGAAGGCGCGCATCCGCCGACGGACCTGTCCGGCTCCGCCGAGTACCGTGAACATCTGGCGCGGGTGCTGACCGGGCGTGCCGTCCTGGCAGCGGCCGGAGCGGACTGA
- a CDS encoding AAA family ATPase, which produces MGPDGQAAGSSTEPDSPQGLRTRLEQAGYLVDEGLAVACFLAVRLHRPVFCEGDPGTGKTALAAALAHALDAPLLRLQCYEGIDATQALYDWDFPRQLLHLKVAEAGGVGDTELLENQLYSPRFLIARPLLRALETAPSVLLIDEIDRADEEFEALLLELLSEWTVTIPELGTLRGERPPVVVLTSNRTREVHDALKRRCLYHWFDHPDFAREVAIVRRRLPEVTEQLAVEVTRAVRALRARDLLKPPGVAETLDWAQALHALGATAWDAELATTTLGAVLKHHEDVEQARHLDLTALLAGTAAPGGAP; this is translated from the coding sequence ATGGGACCGGACGGGCAGGCGGCCGGCTCCTCGACCGAGCCGGACAGCCCGCAGGGGCTGCGGACCCGACTGGAGCAGGCCGGCTACCTCGTCGACGAAGGACTCGCCGTCGCCTGCTTCCTCGCCGTGCGTCTGCACCGTCCGGTGTTCTGCGAGGGCGATCCCGGCACGGGAAAGACCGCGCTGGCCGCCGCCCTCGCCCACGCCCTCGACGCGCCGCTGCTGCGGCTGCAGTGCTACGAGGGCATCGACGCCACCCAGGCGCTGTACGACTGGGACTTCCCACGGCAGTTGCTGCACCTGAAGGTGGCCGAAGCCGGCGGAGTCGGCGACACCGAGCTGCTGGAGAACCAGCTCTACAGCCCGCGCTTCCTGATCGCCCGCCCGCTGCTGCGCGCGCTGGAGACCGCGCCGTCGGTGCTGCTGATCGACGAGATCGACCGCGCGGACGAGGAGTTCGAGGCGCTGCTGCTGGAGCTGCTGTCCGAGTGGACCGTCACCATCCCCGAACTCGGCACCCTGCGCGGCGAGCGACCGCCGGTGGTGGTGCTCACCTCCAACCGGACCCGCGAGGTCCACGACGCGCTGAAGCGGCGCTGCCTCTACCACTGGTTCGACCACCCGGACTTCGCCCGCGAGGTCGCGATCGTCCGGCGCCGCCTGCCCGAGGTCACCGAACAGCTGGCGGTCGAGGTCACCCGCGCGGTCCGCGCGCTGCGCGCCCGCGACCTGCTCAAGCCGCCGGGTGTGGCGGAGACCCTGGACTGGGCGCAGGCCCTGCACGCGCTGGGTGCGACGGCTTGGGACGCGGAGCTGGCGACGACGACACTGGGCGCGGTGCTCAAGCACCACGAGGATGTCGAGCAGGCCCGCCACCTGGACCTGACCGCCCTGCTCGCCGGGACGGCGGCGCCGGGCGGCGCACCATGA
- a CDS encoding vWA domain-containing protein — MSRPVARPPVTVVPGRPADTSATWTAPHDGPQLEGQRLTGEASGKASGKGAAPAGPGTANGFADLTADAASSVVVGLVRTLRAAGVGVVTEQLRGFLTALDTLGPALRRDVYWAGRLTLCGEQDDLDRYDRVFAAYFGERPGEAGPSRPVPLRRRPRPAVGVETASGEGEAAPAADRPMPAAASATEMLRHRDIATLTDGERAQLRRLLAALALGGEPRRTARRRPARRGRVDAGRTTRELLRHRGEPVRLLRRERVRKPRRVVLLVDVSGSMAPYADALLRFAHAARVGAATATRTEVFTLGTRLTRVTTALTHRHPDLAMAALSRTVPDWSGGTRLGETLRAFLDQWGRPGLARGAVVVLLSDGWERADPALLAAQMRRLHRLTHRVVWANPRKGRTGYAPLAGGMAAALPSVDVFVEGHSLAALEHLAAVVRGVADA; from the coding sequence ATGAGCCGCCCTGTGGCCCGCCCGCCCGTCACCGTCGTGCCGGGACGCCCGGCGGACACCTCTGCCACGTGGACGGCACCGCACGACGGCCCCCAGCTCGAAGGGCAGCGGCTGACGGGCGAGGCATCGGGCAAAGCATCGGGCAAGGGGGCGGCTCCGGCGGGCCCGGGCACCGCAAACGGGTTCGCCGACCTGACCGCCGACGCGGCGTCCTCGGTCGTGGTCGGCCTCGTGCGGACCCTGCGGGCGGCCGGGGTCGGGGTCGTGACGGAGCAGCTGCGGGGGTTCCTGACGGCGCTCGACACGCTCGGACCGGCCCTGCGGCGTGACGTCTACTGGGCCGGGCGGCTCACTCTCTGCGGCGAACAGGACGACCTCGACCGCTACGACCGCGTCTTCGCCGCCTACTTCGGCGAGCGGCCCGGCGAGGCGGGCCCGTCGCGGCCTGTTCCGCTGCGCAGGCGACCGCGTCCGGCCGTCGGCGTCGAGACGGCCTCCGGAGAGGGTGAGGCCGCGCCCGCCGCCGACCGTCCGATGCCGGCGGCGGCCAGCGCGACCGAGATGCTGCGCCACCGGGACATCGCCACCCTGACCGACGGCGAACGCGCACAGCTGCGCCGCCTGCTCGCCGCGCTCGCGCTCGGCGGGGAACCGCGCCGCACCGCACGGCGACGGCCCGCTCGGCGTGGGCGGGTGGACGCGGGCCGCACCACACGCGAACTCCTGCGCCACCGCGGCGAGCCGGTGCGGCTGCTCCGGCGCGAGCGGGTGCGCAAACCGCGACGCGTGGTGCTGCTGGTCGACGTCAGCGGGTCCATGGCGCCCTACGCGGACGCACTGCTGCGCTTCGCGCACGCCGCCCGAGTGGGCGCCGCCACGGCCACGCGCACGGAGGTGTTCACGCTCGGCACCCGGCTCACCCGCGTCACCACCGCACTGACGCACCGCCACCCGGACCTCGCGATGGCGGCGTTGAGCCGGACCGTGCCGGACTGGAGCGGCGGAACCAGGCTCGGCGAGACGCTGCGCGCGTTCCTCGACCAGTGGGGCCGGCCCGGCCTGGCCCGGGGCGCCGTGGTGGTCCTGCTGTCTGACGGTTGGGAACGCGCCGATCCCGCGCTGCTGGCAGCCCAGATGCGGCGGCTGCACAGACTCACCCACCGCGTCGTCTGGGCCAACCCGCGCAAGGGCAGGACCGGCTACGCGCCGCTGGCGGGCGGCATGGCGGCCGCGCTGCCGAGTGTGGACGTCTTCGTGGAGGGGCACAGCCTCGCGGCCCTGGAGCACTTGGCCGCCGTGGTGAGAGGAGTGGCTGATGCGTGA
- a CDS encoding XdhC family protein: MRELLPALQRWYASGTEFGLATVVAVTRSAPRAPGAAMAVGPGDEVLGSVSGGCVEGAVFELAKEVVRTGRARLETFGYSDDDAFAVGLTCGGEISLLVRPVSAALDPAFGAVAASVAEQRPVALATVLDAPEGPATVVGAVLAVWPERVAGSLGTAGLDAAVTADARGELAQGMTAQRHYGPHGERRMDQVSVFLQSFAPPPRLLVFGAIDFAAAVADLGAFLGYRVTVCDARPVFATARRFPPQVEVVVDWPHRYLAATEVDRSTAICVLTHDPKFDVPVLEVALRTPATYIGVMGGRRTHEDRLRRLREAGVDEAALARLRAPIGLDLGARTPEEVAVSIAAEIVSTRWGGTGAALSTTTGAVHGPVPRTEAPSNARS, translated from the coding sequence ATGCGTGAGCTGCTGCCCGCCCTGCAGCGCTGGTACGCCTCCGGCACCGAGTTCGGCCTGGCCACCGTCGTCGCGGTGACCCGCAGCGCGCCACGGGCGCCGGGCGCGGCCATGGCCGTCGGACCCGGCGACGAAGTGCTCGGCAGCGTCTCCGGAGGCTGCGTCGAGGGCGCCGTCTTCGAGCTGGCGAAAGAGGTGGTCCGCACCGGCCGGGCACGACTGGAGACCTTCGGATACAGCGACGACGACGCGTTCGCCGTCGGCCTGACCTGCGGCGGCGAGATCTCCCTGCTGGTCCGGCCGGTCTCGGCCGCGCTGGATCCGGCCTTCGGTGCGGTGGCCGCGTCGGTCGCCGAGCAGCGGCCCGTCGCCCTGGCCACCGTCCTGGACGCGCCCGAGGGACCGGCCACCGTGGTCGGCGCGGTCCTGGCCGTATGGCCGGAGAGGGTCGCGGGCTCGCTCGGCACCGCAGGCCTGGACGCCGCCGTCACCGCAGACGCGCGCGGCGAGCTGGCGCAAGGCATGACCGCCCAACGCCACTACGGCCCGCACGGGGAGCGGCGGATGGACCAGGTCAGCGTGTTCCTGCAGTCCTTCGCTCCCCCACCGCGCCTGCTGGTCTTCGGCGCCATCGACTTCGCCGCCGCCGTCGCCGACCTCGGCGCGTTCCTCGGCTACCGGGTGACGGTCTGCGACGCCCGCCCGGTCTTCGCCACCGCCCGACGCTTCCCGCCGCAGGTGGAGGTGGTCGTCGACTGGCCGCACCGGTACCTCGCCGCGACCGAGGTGGACCGCTCGACGGCGATCTGCGTGCTCACCCACGATCCCAAGTTCGATGTGCCGGTCCTGGAGGTGGCACTGCGCACCCCCGCCACGTACATCGGTGTGATGGGCGGCCGCCGCACCCACGAGGACCGACTGCGGCGGCTGCGTGAGGCCGGCGTCGACGAGGCCGCGCTGGCGCGCCTGCGCGCGCCCATCGGCCTCGACCTCGGCGCCCGCACCCCCGAGGAGGTGGCCGTCTCGATCGCGGCCGAGATCGTCTCGACCCGCTGGGGCGGCACCGGCGCCGCGCTCTCCACCACGACCGGCGCGGTCCACGGGCCGGTCCCACGCACCGAAGCCCCCTCGAACGCGAGGAGTTGA
- a CDS encoding SRPBCC family protein, whose translation MLLHHGMTVPASADEVWRALGEIEDIAPCLPGASVDRVDQDTVYGSMTVKVGPITVAYRGRAVIDERDDVNHRMVVHASGREQRGAGTAQATLVVEVHEQPSGATGLDVDTDLTVTGRPAQFGRGIMADIGDRVIAEFADRLSTQLAASAPAPASAPQPPTTDPVPMPQAGSDEPLDLGPILVPVLRRAAALALIALSLTLLARLIRRRIARGGSP comes from the coding sequence ATGCTGCTGCATCACGGCATGACCGTGCCCGCCTCCGCCGACGAGGTCTGGCGGGCACTCGGCGAGATCGAGGACATCGCGCCCTGCCTGCCGGGGGCGTCGGTCGACCGGGTCGACCAGGACACGGTCTACGGCTCGATGACCGTCAAGGTCGGCCCGATCACGGTCGCGTACCGGGGCCGAGCCGTCATCGACGAGCGGGACGACGTGAACCACCGCATGGTCGTCCACGCCTCCGGACGCGAACAGCGCGGCGCCGGCACGGCGCAGGCGACACTGGTCGTCGAGGTCCACGAGCAGCCGTCAGGGGCGACCGGGCTGGACGTGGACACCGACCTCACCGTCACCGGCCGCCCGGCCCAGTTCGGACGGGGCATCATGGCCGACATCGGCGACCGAGTGATCGCGGAGTTCGCCGACCGGCTCTCGACGCAACTGGCCGCGTCGGCACCGGCTCCCGCCTCCGCCCCACAACCCCCGACCACGGACCCCGTGCCCATGCCGCAGGCCGGCAGCGACGAGCCCCTGGATCTGGGGCCGATCCTGGTCCCCGTGCTGCGCCGCGCGGCGGCGCTCGCGCTGATCGCACTGTCCCTGACCCTCCTCGCCCGCCTGATCCGCCGCCGGATCGCCCGCGGTGGATCGCCCTGA
- the thpR gene encoding RNA 2',3'-cyclic phosphodiesterase: MTAVEDDSMRLFVALVPPPAAVAELRAVVDAVRARHPGPRWTAPDSWHITLAFLGEIDTATRDRLKIRLARVASRHPAPVLALEGGGRFGDNTLWVGMSGDRRELSALATGVRRAAVKCRIPVEDRPWHGHLTLARTGARRPACWPARAPSSPRTAARSGRRSGCT, from the coding sequence GTGACCGCGGTGGAGGACGACTCGATGCGCCTGTTCGTCGCGCTCGTCCCGCCTCCGGCGGCCGTCGCCGAACTGCGCGCCGTCGTCGACGCGGTCCGCGCCCGCCACCCCGGGCCGCGCTGGACCGCACCCGACTCCTGGCACATCACGCTCGCCTTCCTCGGCGAGATCGACACGGCCACCCGGGACCGGCTGAAGATCCGGCTGGCCCGCGTCGCATCCCGCCACCCGGCACCCGTGCTCGCGCTCGAAGGCGGAGGCCGGTTCGGCGACAACACCCTCTGGGTCGGCATGAGCGGAGACCGACGAGAACTCTCCGCGCTCGCAACCGGAGTGCGGCGGGCAGCGGTCAAGTGCCGGATCCCCGTCGAGGACCGGCCATGGCACGGCCACCTGACACTCGCCCGAACGGGAGCGCGGCGGCCAGCGTGCTGGCCGGCCCGAGCGCCGAGCTCGCCGCGTACCGCGGCGCGCAGTGGACGGCGGAGCGGATGCACCTGA
- a CDS encoding sterol desaturase family protein → MKTVQDSEDFRSPRLTLADAARLFVRYPSPRVLLPAAAVAAAVRVAAGGWSRRDAKVAAGLVALEPFVEWMIHVHVLHQRPRTVKGRTIDSLLASKHRAHHRSPRDPELVFIPEQAIVPVVAGLAAANTLALRSPRAALTGTAASLLLLSAYEWTHFLIHSSYSPKSALYKAVRRTHQLHHYRNENYWFGIITPVSDTVLHTNPAKDETPPSKTAKTLGIGDTTGVGAVPDN, encoded by the coding sequence ATGAAGACCGTGCAGGACAGCGAAGACTTCCGCAGCCCTCGGCTCACACTTGCGGATGCCGCTCGCCTGTTCGTCCGCTACCCCAGTCCCCGTGTGCTGCTCCCGGCTGCCGCCGTCGCTGCCGCCGTGCGCGTGGCGGCAGGGGGCTGGTCCCGGCGCGATGCGAAGGTTGCCGCCGGCCTGGTGGCACTGGAGCCGTTCGTCGAGTGGATGATCCACGTTCACGTGCTTCACCAGCGCCCTCGGACGGTCAAGGGGCGCACGATCGACTCGTTGCTGGCCAGCAAGCACCGTGCGCATCACCGCAGCCCACGCGACCCCGAACTCGTCTTCATCCCCGAGCAGGCGATCGTGCCGGTGGTGGCCGGCCTCGCTGCGGCGAACACGCTCGCACTGCGGTCCCCGAGGGCCGCCCTCACGGGCACAGCCGCATCCCTGCTCTTGCTGAGCGCGTATGAGTGGACGCACTTCCTCATCCACTCCTCCTACTCGCCGAAATCGGCCCTCTACAAGGCCGTCCGCCGGACCCACCAGCTGCACCACTACCGCAACGAGAACTACTGGTTCGGCATCATCACCCCCGTCTCGGACACCGTCCTGCACACCAACCCGGCCAAGGACGAGACCCCGCCGTCGAAGACCGCCAAGACCCTCGGCATCGGCGACACCACAGGCGTAGGTGCTGTCCCTGACAACTGA
- a CDS encoding FadR/GntR family transcriptional regulator — protein sequence MSGFTQVQRNPVSGAVFDQIAGQVLDGSLPAGALLPPERILTQEFGVNRQALREALQRLAQLGLVEIRHGGATRVCDWRASAGLDLLPLLLIRADGAAAPQVVRAIMEMRAAVGADAAALCALRGGEQLLRDLRAAVADLVHCDPVGRVAADTRFWDLIVDGSGNVCYRLALNGLRASYRQAESLVHQVLTPEHNAVDRYRAVAQAIASRDAPQARYRAAALLELGTAAMSTFLPDPSDISTRGKS from the coding sequence GTGAGCGGCTTCACGCAGGTACAGCGCAACCCGGTGTCGGGTGCGGTCTTCGACCAGATTGCGGGCCAGGTCCTGGACGGCTCCCTGCCGGCCGGGGCGCTGCTGCCGCCCGAGCGGATCCTGACACAGGAGTTCGGCGTTAACCGGCAGGCGCTGCGCGAGGCCCTGCAACGGCTCGCGCAGCTGGGGCTGGTGGAGATCCGGCACGGCGGCGCGACCCGGGTGTGCGACTGGCGCGCCAGTGCGGGCCTCGACCTGCTCCCGCTGCTGCTGATCCGCGCCGACGGTGCGGCAGCACCGCAGGTGGTGCGCGCGATTATGGAGATGCGCGCCGCGGTCGGTGCCGACGCCGCTGCGCTGTGCGCGCTGCGCGGCGGCGAGCAGCTGCTGCGCGATTTGCGGGCCGCTGTCGCGGACCTCGTCCACTGCGACCCGGTTGGGCGGGTCGCAGCCGACACCCGGTTCTGGGATCTGATCGTCGACGGCTCGGGCAACGTCTGCTACCGCCTTGCCCTCAACGGACTGCGCGCGTCCTACCGTCAGGCGGAATCTCTCGTGCACCAGGTGCTCACGCCGGAGCACAACGCGGTGGACCGCTACCGGGCTGTCGCGCAGGCCATCGCGAGCCGCGACGCCCCGCAAGCACGCTACCGGGCCGCCGCCCTGCTGGAACTCGGCACAGCCGCGATGAGCACCTTCTTGCCCGACCCATCCGACATCTCTACTCGGGGGAAGTCATGA
- a CDS encoding ABC transporter ATP-binding protein translates to MTTRAQAQTTPGSTPQGSAMIVVEEVHKSFGTGRAAVHALRGVSFTAERGQLTALAGRSGSGKTTLLNLVGGLDQADSGRIQVDGLDLSDLSEPERLRVRRDRIGFVFQSFGLLPVLTAAENVGVPLRLRRTPPVEREARVREVLALVGLSDHAEQRPGELSGGQQQRVAIARALVDRPALIIADEPTGQLDSETGRAIMHLLHALVRSAGVAVVVATHDPHLMERADRVLELRDGRISPG, encoded by the coding sequence ATGACCACCCGCGCCCAGGCCCAGACCACTCCAGGGAGCACGCCGCAAGGCTCGGCGATGATCGTCGTGGAGGAAGTCCACAAATCCTTCGGCACGGGACGCGCTGCCGTTCACGCTCTGCGGGGAGTCTCCTTCACCGCCGAGCGGGGACAGCTGACCGCGCTCGCAGGCAGGTCCGGCTCCGGCAAGACCACCTTGCTCAACCTGGTCGGCGGCCTCGACCAGGCCGACTCCGGGCGCATCCAGGTCGACGGCCTCGACCTCAGTGACCTCAGCGAGCCCGAGCGGTTGCGGGTCCGCCGGGACCGGATCGGGTTCGTCTTCCAGTCCTTCGGCCTGCTCCCCGTCCTGACAGCGGCCGAGAACGTCGGCGTCCCCCTCCGCCTGCGCCGTACGCCACCTGTCGAACGCGAGGCCCGGGTCCGAGAAGTGCTCGCCCTGGTCGGCCTGTCCGACCACGCCGAACAGCGTCCGGGCGAGCTCTCCGGCGGCCAGCAGCAGCGAGTCGCCATCGCCCGTGCCCTGGTCGACAGGCCAGCCCTGATCATCGCCGACGAGCCCACCGGCCAACTCGACTCCGAAACCGGCCGCGCCATCATGCACCTCCTGCACGCCCTCGTGCGCAGCGCCGGTGTCGCCGTCGTGGTCGCCACCCACGACCCGCACCTGATGGAGCGCGCCGACCGCGTGCTGGAGCTCCGCGACGGCCGCATCAGCCCGGGGTGA
- a CDS encoding ABC transporter ATP-binding protein: MVEIRLGGRGTEQVADPALVDVERAALGGVRRPVADVQKQQFGPQPRGSVVGASGSGKSTLLGILSGQDTPTAGAALVAGHDLLAMRRRERREYRRRVVGFVWQQTARNLLPYLTAAENVMLPLSYLKVPRGERRARAEELLDLLGVGHCRHRRQGEMSGGEQQRVAIAVSVANRPQVLLADEPTGELDTATSEEIFAALRRANTELGVTVVVVTHDPLVSEQVGRTVRIRNGRTSTEVLRALETGVSAEFAVLDRHGRLQLPREFTEGLGMRRRVRLALEHDHITVWPDIPQPGPVGDETTGDTA; encoded by the coding sequence ATGGTCGAGATCCGCCTCGGCGGCCGCGGAACGGAGCAGGTCGCGGATCCGGCCCTGGTGGACGTCGAACGTGCTGCCCTTGGCGGTGTGCGCCGGCCAGTCGCCGACGTGCAGAAGCAGCAGTTCGGTCCGCAACCGCGCGGCTCTGTCGTGGGCGCGTCCGGCTCGGGCAAGTCCACGCTGCTCGGCATCCTGTCCGGTCAGGACACGCCCACCGCCGGAGCGGCCCTCGTGGCCGGTCACGACCTGTTGGCGATGCGGCGACGCGAACGCCGCGAGTACCGACGCCGGGTCGTCGGGTTCGTCTGGCAGCAGACCGCCCGCAACCTGCTGCCGTACCTGACCGCGGCAGAGAACGTGATGCTGCCCCTGTCCTACCTCAAAGTGCCCCGTGGCGAACGCCGCGCCCGCGCCGAGGAACTGCTGGACCTGCTCGGCGTCGGACACTGCCGCCACCGCCGTCAGGGCGAGATGTCCGGCGGGGAACAGCAGCGCGTGGCGATCGCGGTGAGCGTCGCCAATCGGCCCCAGGTGCTGCTGGCCGACGAACCCACCGGCGAACTCGACACCGCCACCAGTGAGGAGATCTTCGCGGCGCTGCGCCGCGCCAACACCGAACTCGGCGTCACCGTGGTCGTGGTCACCCACGATCCTCTCGTCTCCGAGCAGGTCGGACGCACCGTCCGGATCCGCAACGGCCGCACCTCCACCGAGGTCCTGCGCGCCCTGGAGACCGGCGTCTCCGCGGAGTTCGCCGTGCTGGACCGCCACGGACGCCTGCAGCTGCCCCGCGAGTTCACCGAGGGCCTCGGCATGCGACGACGCGTCCGGCTCGCCCTGGAGCACGACCACATCACCGTCTGGCCCGACATCCCGCAGCCCGGCCCGGTCGGTGACGAGACCACAGGAGACACGGCATGA
- a CDS encoding universal stress protein, with protein MVGIDTADSSPVVLEFAVEAAERMKTGLRVVHAWSPPPHWFTQAPAQDDEHALAQHMEVDQLQEVLAPLRIAHPGVNLVPTTRVGGAAEILTDEGRRASLIVVGRHDRKHQGIGRLGAVTHAAIHYTRCPVAVVPRH; from the coding sequence GTGGTCGGGATCGACACCGCGGACAGCAGCCCGGTGGTGCTGGAGTTCGCCGTCGAGGCCGCGGAGCGGATGAAGACCGGACTGCGCGTGGTTCACGCCTGGAGCCCGCCACCGCATTGGTTCACCCAGGCACCCGCGCAGGACGACGAACACGCCCTGGCCCAGCACATGGAAGTCGATCAGCTCCAGGAGGTTCTGGCTCCGCTGAGGATCGCGCACCCGGGCGTGAACTTGGTTCCGACCACCAGAGTGGGCGGCGCGGCCGAGATCCTCACCGACGAGGGCAGGCGGGCCTCCCTCATCGTGGTCGGACGGCACGACCGCAAGCACCAGGGCATCGGCCGCCTCGGCGCCGTCACACACGCCGCAATCCACTACACACGCTGCCCCGTCGCTGTTGTCCCCCGCCACTGA